The Paenibacillus uliginis N3/975 genome has a window encoding:
- a CDS encoding Gfo/Idh/MocA family protein gives MSIKIGKISYWHVHAWDYTKQAQEHDDTEIAAVWDEDPVRGKKAADQLQVPFYENLDDMLAQKDLDAVIVDAPTNMHRDVMLAVAKAGKHIFTEKVIAPTLTEVNEIVSEVEKQGVKLTVSLPRLNDGYTLAVQDILNQDLLGKITYVRVRLSHNGALAGWLPEHFYSLEQCFGGALIDLGCHPMYLTRLFLGEEVTGVSANFGYVTGKEVEDNAAATLHTASGAIGVVEAGFVNCHSPFTIEVHGTEGTLLYGTPEEKLLLKTNRSGEGNPVWTEVPVRDNRESAFHQWVGHIQNGTTADDNINMAIELTRLMEAANLSNKEGRVVRLEELKS, from the coding sequence TTGAGCATTAAAATCGGCAAGATCAGCTACTGGCATGTTCACGCCTGGGATTATACGAAACAGGCTCAGGAGCATGACGATACGGAGATTGCAGCAGTCTGGGATGAAGATCCGGTACGCGGAAAAAAAGCCGCCGATCAGCTTCAAGTTCCATTTTATGAAAATCTAGATGACATGCTTGCTCAAAAGGATCTCGATGCGGTCATTGTGGATGCCCCTACGAATATGCACCGCGATGTTATGCTTGCAGTTGCCAAGGCGGGAAAACACATCTTTACCGAAAAAGTGATTGCTCCGACATTAACGGAAGTGAATGAAATTGTGTCAGAGGTTGAGAAGCAAGGCGTGAAATTGACTGTTTCTTTACCTCGTTTAAATGATGGATACACGCTGGCTGTTCAGGACATTTTGAACCAGGATCTGCTTGGAAAGATTACTTACGTCAGAGTCCGTTTGTCCCATAACGGGGCTTTAGCTGGCTGGCTTCCTGAACATTTTTATAGTCTGGAGCAATGCTTTGGTGGTGCGCTGATTGATCTTGGCTGTCATCCGATGTATTTGACCCGGTTGTTTTTGGGAGAAGAGGTAACTGGAGTGAGCGCTAATTTCGGTTATGTGACAGGCAAAGAGGTAGAGGATAATGCAGCAGCAACATTGCATACGGCATCTGGTGCAATCGGTGTGGTGGAAGCGGGCTTTGTGAACTGTCACTCCCCATTTACAATCGAGGTTCACGGTACCGAGGGTACTTTGTTGTACGGAACACCAGAAGAGAAGCTCCTGCTAAAAACGAACCGCTCCGGAGAAGGCAACCCGGTCTGGACAGAAGTGCCTGTGCGTGATAATCGTGAAAGCGCGTTCCATCAGTGGGTTGGTCACATTCAGAATGGTACAACAGCTGATGATAATATTAACATGGCTATAGAACTTACCCGTTTGATGGAAGCCGCTAACCTTTCTAATAAAGAAGGCCGTGTTGTCCGGCTGGAAGAGTTAAAATCTTAA
- a CDS encoding GNAT family N-acetyltransferase, with translation MIYLETARLKFRDWEQADLEPFSKLNADKEVMTYFPKSLSTEETQIFYQSIVSELKECGFGLYAVEVKDNKEFIGFIGFHRATFKADFTPCIEIGWRLKKEAWGKGYATEGAAACLQYGFNELGLRDIYSFTADINEPSKNVMTKIGMRFIKTFSHPKVEKDSPLNKHVLYHIHQNTILPSP, from the coding sequence ATGATCTATCTGGAAACCGCGAGATTGAAATTTCGTGACTGGGAACAAGCAGACTTGGAGCCATTTAGTAAACTCAATGCAGATAAAGAGGTTATGACATATTTCCCTAAATCCTTATCAACGGAGGAAACCCAAATATTCTATCAATCCATTGTTTCCGAGCTTAAAGAATGCGGATTTGGGTTATATGCCGTTGAAGTGAAGGATAATAAAGAATTTATTGGGTTTATAGGATTTCATAGGGCAACATTTAAGGCCGATTTTACACCGTGTATAGAAATTGGCTGGCGACTAAAAAAAGAAGCTTGGGGAAAAGGATATGCAACGGAGGGTGCTGCAGCCTGCTTGCAATACGGATTTAACGAATTGGGCCTTCGCGATATTTACAGTTTTACAGCCGATATTAATGAGCCTTCGAAAAACGTAATGACAAAAATCGGTATGCGATTTATTAAAACGTTCAGTCACCCGAAGGTTGAGAAAGACAGTCCATTAAACAAGCATGTACTATATCACATCCATCAAAATACGATTCTCCCCTCCCCATAA
- a CDS encoding GNAT family N-acetyltransferase: MFLKTDRIIIRDLERKDKENLYKIVHQKNLVRFMRDWSEDNSSPESFIEYIDWHQSQKESTDVYENKRYAVVLANTDELIGMVGMGIEDTLNEVEMAYFIDEHYQGKGYGTEALSTLMKWCFDVSDISYLILTIDCANEASCKVAEKAGFELFEKRTPISHKQPNMESESYYYYRKYREES, from the coding sequence ATGTTCTTAAAAACAGATAGAATAATCATTCGCGATTTAGAAAGAAAGGACAAGGAAAATTTATATAAAATTGTCCATCAAAAAAATTTAGTTCGTTTTATGCGAGATTGGTCAGAAGATAATTCATCACCAGAAAGTTTTATTGAGTATATTGACTGGCATCAAAGTCAAAAAGAGTCAACCGATGTATATGAAAATAAAAGATATGCAGTAGTCTTAGCCAATACCGATGAACTAATTGGAATGGTAGGTATGGGAATTGAAGATACGTTAAATGAAGTAGAAATGGCATATTTTATAGATGAACATTACCAAGGTAAAGGATATGGTACAGAGGCTTTATCTACTTTAATGAAATGGTGCTTTGATGTGTCAGATATTTCATATTTGATATTAACAATAGACTGTGCAAATGAGGCGTCATGCAAAGTGGCTGAAAAAGCAGGGTTTGAATTATTTGAAAAAAGAACCCCTATTAGTCATAAGCAACCTAACATGGAAAGCGAAAGTTATTATTATTATCGTAAATACAGGGAAGAATCATAG
- a CDS encoding carboxylate--amine ligase, which yields MNHKAVVLGSNFYIGLSVIRCLGTHGMYTVAMDYSKENTYGAKSKYLSEQIIVPHYKEQEDELVKFLIEYSKQQEGKPVLFATVDPYVEFVDAHLDELKPYYLINMTEQGFWSSIMDKAFLHTLASKHGVRLPETVHPLEEGFEDKVTAEIGFPCIVKPTDSPLFVSTFRAKIFICKTMDEVRAAVKKANDANLEVVVQRIIPGFDDHVYTFDAYLDQNSKVTHWMTCQKQRQFPIHFGASTYTKQKYVEELYTIGAPFLEAIGYKGFAEIEFKKDAKTGEFYLLEINARTTTLNSLLHKCGINFPLLAYNELTGKEIGSKALREDTGIAFCFLTEDLISSRQYVRNKELTRTEILKSYFRKKAPAVWSFKDPAPAFSFTYMMLKKVKKKLVG from the coding sequence ATGAATCATAAAGCTGTTGTCCTCGGTTCGAACTTTTATATAGGACTAAGCGTCATCCGATGTCTTGGAACTCATGGTATGTACACGGTGGCTATGGACTATTCCAAGGAAAATACATATGGTGCCAAATCCAAATATTTAAGTGAGCAAATTATTGTTCCCCACTATAAAGAGCAGGAAGACGAATTGGTCAAATTCCTGATCGAGTATTCCAAGCAGCAGGAAGGCAAGCCAGTTTTGTTTGCGACGGTTGATCCGTATGTGGAATTTGTTGACGCCCATTTGGATGAGCTGAAACCGTATTATCTCATAAACATGACGGAGCAGGGATTTTGGAGCAGCATAATGGATAAGGCATTTTTACATACTCTTGCTTCTAAGCATGGGGTGCGGCTGCCCGAAACGGTTCACCCTCTTGAAGAAGGTTTTGAAGATAAGGTAACAGCTGAGATTGGTTTTCCATGCATCGTGAAGCCGACGGACTCCCCATTGTTTGTATCCACTTTCCGGGCGAAGATTTTTATATGCAAGACTATGGATGAAGTAAGAGCAGCTGTCAAAAAAGCCAATGACGCTAATCTTGAGGTTGTTGTGCAGCGGATTATACCGGGTTTTGATGACCATGTGTATACATTTGATGCCTATCTGGATCAAAACTCCAAGGTTACCCATTGGATGACTTGCCAGAAGCAGAGGCAATTTCCGATACATTTTGGAGCCTCCACGTATACAAAGCAGAAGTATGTAGAGGAGCTGTATACGATCGGAGCACCTTTTTTGGAAGCGATAGGATATAAGGGCTTTGCCGAGATCGAGTTTAAAAAAGACGCGAAAACAGGTGAGTTTTATCTTCTGGAGATTAATGCAAGAACGACAACCTTGAACTCGCTGCTTCACAAATGCGGTATTAATTTCCCACTGTTGGCTTATAACGAGCTAACAGGAAAAGAGATTGGAAGCAAGGCGCTTCGGGAAGATACGGGGATAGCGTTTTGTTTTCTGACAGAGGATTTGATATCATCCAGGCAATACGTTAGAAACAAAGAGCTGACCAGAACCGAAATCTTGAAGTCTTATTTTAGAAAAAAGGCACCTGCAGTATGGAGCTTTAAAGATCCGGCCCCTGCTTTTTCATTCACCTATATGATGCTGAAAAAAGTGAAGAAGAAGCTTGTAGGGTAA